The following proteins come from a genomic window of Bactrocera tryoni isolate S06 chromosome 1, CSIRO_BtryS06_freeze2, whole genome shotgun sequence:
- the LOC120782736 gene encoding uncharacterized protein LOC120782736, whose product MLATFYNLTALLRLCEALTLTQDLAFMVQNIAEAASQEQRHVHTIIYVSQEYRQGEEQLQTGTLLAGLHSSHNPWPMLSFDAAAPIRRLWDNFNNNYIVVARLAGQQQANVEFLQVLWQRLWQNTQSRIILLLNDDVSAEYVARILNYCATHNAMNVIALRPKEAVLGRSYWTLSIFPVWQVVKRTFPTTYRRTFPQHVGNMHGQRLRIATSNSYPQCYLMRDARGDAVVSGHIGKIFVEYARRHNATLVYPFGKMQGSLFVDRLDDLVQNGSADMNCQATYENPNRNLSYSRMFDSHRWCLMVPMEQPLPPATYFFIIFDKATLIMMLFGLLALSFTLTLTFYLQGAAISFADLVFNAPILQGLLGQTFWMESRTLAARSAIYAGISVAGIIFSTTYGTYLQSFNMRAPIEAPAETIPELLARGLKILIHSDEVKLFELPVEGYQWFVPFIKQMTVVENRSEIEQLRNAFDTRYVYQVTTIWPIIEEQQKFFARPIFRLSNICPVTRWPLVISFSENSVHRWAINALLGDLQAAGLLAHWKRHAFIEMLQLNQINLLDKSEKTDFVPMKLEALYIVLSGLAVLELIAVVCMLLELVWAKRSVIFRPIFGQN is encoded by the coding sequence ATGCTCGCCACTTTCTATAATCTAACGGCACTACTGCGTCTCTGCGAAGCATTGACATTGACGCAGGACTTGGCGTTTATGGTGCAAAATATTGCCGAAGCCGCCAGCCAGGAACAGCGGCATGTGCACACAATCATTTATGTCAGTCAGGAGTATAGGCAAGGAGAAGAACAATTGCAAACAGGCACGCTACTCGCTGGACTACACTCATCACACAATCCGTGGCCAATGCTGAGTTTCGATGCCGCGGCACCAATTCGACGCTTGTGGGACAACttcaataataattacataGTTGTGGCACGGCTTGCAGGGCAGCAGCAGGCAAATGTAGAATTCTTGCAAGTCTTGTGGCAACGACTTTGGCAAAATACACAAAGTCGTATAATATTGCTGCTGAACGATGACGTGAGCGCAGAATATGTGGCACGTATACTAAACTACTGTGCCACGCATAACGCGATGAACGTGATTGCTTTACGTCCAAAAGAGGCTGTGTTAGGGCGTAGCTACTGGACGTTGAGTATTTTTCCGGTGTGGCAAGTTGTCAAGCGCACGTTTCCAACGACATATAGGAGAACATTTCCGCAACATGTTGGCAATATGCACGGACAGCGGCTACGTATCGCAACCTCCAACTCTTATCCGCAGTGCTATCTCATGCGCGACGCACGCGGCGACGCGGTGGTCAGCGGACATATCGGCAAAATATTTGTCGAGTATGCACGGCGTCATAATGCCACGCTGGTGTATCCGTTTGGCAAAATGCAGGGCAGCTTATTTGTCGATCGCTTGGATGACTTGGTGCAAAATGGCAGTGCCGATATGAACTGCCAAGCCACATATGAGAACCCAAATCGCAATCTCAGCTACTCAAGAATGTTCGACAGTCATCGCTGGTGCCTAATGGTGCCTATGGAGCAACCGTTGCCACCAGCAACCTACTTTTTCATCATCTTCGACAAAGCTACACTCATTATGATGCTATTTGGGTTGCTGGCGCTCAGCTTTACGCTCACGCTGACTTTTTACTTGCAAGGCGCTGCCATCTCTTTTGCCGATCTTGTATTCAATGCGCCCATCTTGCAGGGTTTACTCGGTCAAACATTTTGGATGGAGAGTCGCACTTTGGCCGCACGCAGCGCAATCTATGCAGGCATCTCGGTGGCTGGCATCATTTTCAGCACCACCTATGGCACATATTTGCAGAGTTTCAACATGCGTGCACCCATCGAAGCGCCGGCCGAAACTATACCGGAATTGTTGGCACGCGGtctcaaaatattaattcacAGCGATGAAGTAAAACTATTTGAATTGCCAGTGGAAGGGTATCAGTGGTTCGTGCCATTTATAAAGCAGATGACTGTTGTCGAGAACAGAAGTGAAATTGAGCAATTACGTAACGCATTCGACACACGCTATGTATATCAGGTGACCACCATTTGGCCCATCATTGAAGAGCAACAAAAGTTCTTTGCACGTCCCATTTTTCGCCTCTCCAATATCTGTCCTGTGACCCGTTGGCCTTTGGTAATCAGTTTTAGTGAAAACTCTGTGCATCGTTGGGCTATCAATGCCCTATTGGGTGATCTGCAAGCAGCGGGCCTGTTGGCGCACTGGAAACGACATGCCTTCATCGAAATGCTACAACTGAATCAGATTAATTTGCTGGATAAAAGTGAGAAAACGGATTTCGTACCAATGAAACTGGAGGCCCTCTATATTGTGTTAAGTGGACTTGCTGTGCTTGAGTTGATAGCTGTGGTGTGTATGCTGCTCGAATTGGTTTGGGCAAAACGAAGCGTTATTTTTAGACCAATTTTTGGTCAGAATTAA